The following DNA comes from Noviherbaspirillum sp. L7-7A.
TGACCGGGCTCTGTGAACGCCTGGCACTGATGAGCCGGCTGCCCGCGTGATATGCGGTGGGCCGGACGAATGAGGCAGATGAAGGCTTTTGAAAAAAAGGCATGAGCTGATCCTTAATCGCACTGTGGGCATCCGAGCTTTTGGAACAAAACATGTTCTTTCATCGCACAAAAAATAGCATTCAAGAAAATTTTTCTCGTGGCAATTTATTGTTCAAGCGCAACGCATAGGGATATAGAGAATGGCAATTTTGATAGCCATGCTATATATTTCTGAGGAGAAATTCTCTTGCGATAGCATCGATGAATCAGCGCCTTCCTCCAGAAACCAGCCCTCAGCATGCCAGCCAGGCGCAGCCATCGAGCATGGGCAAACTTCCATCACCCATGAAAGGCGATGCCCATCAGGGCCGTTCAAATGCCGGGGAACAGGCCGGTGCGGCGCTGCTGCAGGCGGCGCAGCGCCTGCGCGAGTCGCGGCAGCAGTTGCATGATCTGACGGCACTTGCGCCCTGCCCTTACCTGCTTGCCGGTCATGACGGCATGCTGCTGGAAACCAATCCGGCGCTGTGTGCCATCAGCGGTTACGCGCCGGACGATCTGGCAGGCCGCAATCTGGCCTGGCTGCTTCCCGGCGGCCCGCGCACGCCAGGCGAGGCCGATGCCATGCTGCCCGGCATTTTCACCTTGCGTCATCGGGATGGCCATGCGATCCCGGTGCGCCTGCATGCCAGCATGAGCCGGGATGCCAGCGGCGCCCCGGACAGGCTGAGCTGTTTCCTGAGCCGCCCCAACACAGGGCTGCCGGAAAACCGTGAACAGGAACTGGCCCTGCATGATGCGCTTACCGGCCTGCCCGACCGAACCCTTCTCCATCAGCGGCTGCAGCACATGCTGGAGCAAGCGGACGGCAAGCCCGTCGCGCTGATGTTCCTCGACATCGACCAGTTTCGCAAAGTCAATGAGGCGCTGGGACACGAAGCGGGCGACCAGCTGCTGCGCCAGGTGGCCTTGCGCCTGCGCGCCATGCTGCCGGCCGATGGCATCGTCGCCCGCCTGGGCGGCGACGAATTCGTCGTGGCGGCAAGCTGCCCTGCCGGCGCTTCCGATGCCGCTGCCACTGCCGGCCGCCTGCTGGCGGCGCTGGCCGCGCCATGCACCGTGGCCGGGGAGGAAGTGGGCATCAGCGCATCGATCGGCGTGGCGATGCATCCGGCCGACGCCACTACCCGCGAAACGTTGTTCCGGCATGCCGACGCCGCGCTGCACCGCGCCAAGGCAGCCGGCCGCAACAGCTGGTGCTTTTTCGAAGCCGAGGTCAATGCAAGGGCGCGCGCCAGAATGCTGATGGAACAGGCGCTGCACCGGGCGCTGGAACGCGGCGAATTCGAACTGCATTATCAGCCGCGACTCGATTTGCGCAGCATGGCGGTGACCGGCATGGAAGCTTTGCTGCGCTGGAATCATCCGCACCTGGGCCGGATTGCGCCGCAGGACTTCATTCCGGTGGCGCAGCAGCTTGACCTGATGGACGACATCGGCCATTGGGCGCTGCGGGAAGCCTGCCTGCAGGGCGGCCGGCTGCAGCGCCAGTTCGGCCGCGCGCTGCGGGTATCGGTGAATCTGTCAGCACGCCAGCTGTGCCATCCGGCGCTGGGAGAACGGCTGGGCATGGCGCTGGAGGCTGCCGGCCTGGCGCCGCAACTGCTGGAACTGGAACTGGCCGAGACTGCCCTGACCGACGATCTTGATGCGGCGGCACGGCGTCTTGCCGCGCTCAAGGCCAGGGGCGTGCGCATTGCCGTCGACCACTTCGGCGCGGGCGGCGGCGCGCTTGCCTGCATCCAGCATCTGCCGGTCGACACGGTCAAGCTCGATCCGGCGCAGGACAGCGCCAGGCCCGGCTTCCTGAAAGCGCTGGTCACGCTGGCGCATGCGCTGGACATCCGCGTCACCGCCACCGGCATTGAAACCCCTGCCTTGCGCGAGCGGATGCGCGACGCTGGCTGTGACGACGGCCAGGGCTACCTGCTGGCGGGACCGCTTTCCCTGGCGGAATTCCAGCTGTTCCTGGCCCGCCTGCCGGCGTAGCAGCCCGAGCAGCGCGCCGGCTTACCCGCAAGCACTGGCCGTTTCAGCCAGCCGGACCACATTGCGTCCGGCATGCTTGGCCTTGTAGAGCGCGGCATCGGCACGGCCGAGCAGTGCGGAAAATGGTTCGTCCCTGTCCAGTGTGGCCACGCCAATGCTGACGGTGTACGCCGTCATCGTCAGGGCGCCCGGCTCGGGCTGCTCCAGCAGTTGCCGCAGGCGTTGCGCCACATGCATTGCCGCCGCCGTGTCGGAATACGGCAGCAGCAGCGCGAATTCCTCGCCACCCAGGCGGGCGAAGCAGTCGATGTCGCGCACCATCGCACCGGCACGCCGCACCAGATCGACCAGTACCCGGTCGCCTTCGGCATGGCCGCAACTGTCATTGATCTGCTTGAAGCGGTCCACGTCCAGCACCAGCAGCGAGACCGGATGGCGGTGACGCTGGGCGCGCCGCAGCTCATGCTCGGCCATCTGGAACAGCGCCCGCCGGGTCCAGGCGCCGGTCAGGTAATCGCGGTTGGCCCGGTCATCCGCTTCGGCCAGCAGCCGGTCATGCACCATCATCACCGCACCCATGGTCAGGAGCGGCAGCACCACCGTGCCGACCGAAAGGAACACCAGGTTGATGGTCGTAGCCTGGTAGAAGGCAGTTTGCATGTCAGGCTGCAGCGCATACATCAGGCCCCGGCCGAGGTGCCCCAGCGCCAGCAGCAGCGCCACCCCGGCGGTGAAATAAAAGGGATAGCGTGCCCGCGCCTGCGACAGCGAGCGCAGCACGGTCACGCCAATGGCGGCGCAGACTAGGCCATGAAACATGGAGACCACCACGGTGCGGATTTCAATGGCGTCAATCGCGTAATGGAAAAAGGCCACGCCAGTGACAGTGGCCAGCCAGCCGGCCGCCAGCAGGCGATACGGCACCGCCTGGCCAAAGAACTGCCTGAAGCCGACATGGATCGCCGCGATCGACAGCGCGAACAAGCCGTTGGCCCCTTCGATCGTCAGCGGGCCTGGCAGCGTGTCACGTCCGGCGTACAGCAGCAGCGCCACGAAAGCCAGCACATTGGCCGCGCGCCAGGCGCTCACGCCTGCCATGCCGCTGCGCGCCAGCGATCCGAGGACAAACAGCATGACCACGCACAGCGCGGCCGTGATCAGCAAAAGCGTGATGGGACTCAGCATGGCATCGCCTCAGAATGCGACGTCAAGGGCGTCAGGAGCGGGAGCGATAAATTAAAAGAAGAATATTGCATCCAAACAATTATATGGGGTGAAGGTTATATTTCTCACCGCAAACTATTTTTCCTTGTGGGTAGCGCCATACGTGGCGGGAAAGCGTCTTTCCTTCAATAGACGCACTCATTGCGCGCCCTCGTGCCTCGTCCGGAAAGCAAAGGCTCGCCGGATTCAAAGGCGAAGAACAGCACAAGCAGAATCCGGCCAGATGCATTACATCAAATCTGCCAGCGTACGCCGCAATTAAGAATAATTATCATTACGGTGCTACACTTACGTCTCCGTGCCGCACCCATCCTCTCAGCCGATGTCACCCATCCAACAAGCCGCCATGCACCCCACCCTTTCGCCGGCTGCAAGCCAGCCCCTGTCGCTGCTGCGCAAGGGCGCGCGCGCCGTGGTCGCCGGCATGGCCGGCGCTGCCGGCGACGAGGAACGCGCGGTGCAGCTGCGCCTGCGCGAACTCGGCTTCGTGCCCGGCGAGACCGTGCGCGTCGTGGCGGTATCGTTTCCCGGCGCCGATCCGATTGCGGTGCGCGTCGGCGCCACCACGTTCGCGCTGCGCCGCTTCGAGGCGGCAATGGTCCAAGTTATTCCTTCGTAATTACCGTTCATGAATGCCATCCGGCCTTTGCGCCTCGCCCTGGTGGGCAATCCCAACTGCGGCAAGACCGCGCTGTTCAACCGCCTCACCGGCGCGCGCCAGAAGGTGGCCAACTACGCCGGCGTGACCGTCGAGCGCAAGGAAGGCCAGTTTTTCTCCGCCACCGGACGGGCCTATCAGGTCACCGACCTGCCCGGCGCCTACAGCCTGAAACCCATGACGCCCGACGAGGCCATCACCCGCGAAGTGCTGCTCGGCGCCCGCGCCGACGAGGCCGCGCCCGACCTGGTGGTGCTGGTGGTGGACGCCACCCGGCTGCGGCTGAACCTGCGCCTGGTGCTGGAAGTGCTGCGCCTGAAGCGGCCAACCGTGCTGGCGGTCAACATGATGGACGTGGCCAAAAAGCGCGGCATGCAGATCGACATCGCCGCGCTGCAGCGCGAACTGGGCATACCGGTGATCGAGACCGTGGCGGTGCAGCCGGGCGGCGCCAGCGCGCTGCTGGCCCAGCTCGACCGGATCGCCGCCGACCATGCCGGCCTGCCGCCGCCCGATGCCGGCGCCAGCGCAGCCGGCCCGGACAGCGACGCCACCACGGTGGAAGACACCCAGGCCCGTGTGCGGCGCATCCTGGATGCGGCGATTGCCAACCCCGGCCGCGAGAACGTGCCGGGCGAGCGCATCGATGCGGTGGTGCTGCATCCGGTGGCGGGCTACGTGATCCTGGCCGCGGTGCTGTTTTTGATCTTCCAGGCGGTGTTTTCCTGGTCGCAGTGGCCGATGGAACTGATCAAGGATGGCGTCGACGGCCTGGGCGCGCTGGTGCGCGACGCCATGCCCGAGGGCCTGCTGCGCAGCCTGCTGGTGGACGGCATCCTGTCCGGCGTGGGCAGCGTGCTGGTGTTCCTGCCGCAGATCCTGATCCTGTTCCTGTTCATCCTGGCGCTGGAAGATTCCGGCTACCTGCCACGGGCGGCCTTCCTGCTCGACCGCCTGATGGGCAGCGTCGGCCTCTCGGGCCGCGCCTTCATTCCGCTCCTGTCGAGCTTCGCCTGCGCGGTGCCGGGCATCATGGCTACCCGCACCATACAGAATCCGCGCGACCGCCTGGCCACCATCATGATCGCGCCGCTGATGACCTGCTCGGCGCGGCTGCCCGTGTATGCGCTGATCATCGGGGCCTTCATCCCCGAGCGCTCGATGGGCATCTTCAACCTGCAGGGTTTGGTGCTGTTCGGCCTGTACGTGCTGGGCATCGTCTCGGCCATGGCGGTGGCCTGGGTCTTCAAGCGCACGCTGGGCAACAAGGGCGCGCATGCGCTGATGCTGGAGCTGCCCGACTACCACTGGCCCAACCTGCGCAACCTGGCCATTGGCCTGTGGGAGCGGGCCCGCATCTTCGTCAGCCGGGTCGGCACCATCATCCTGGCGCTGATGGTGCTGCTGTGGTTCCTCTCCAGCTTCCCGGCGCCGCCGGCCGGCGCCACCGGCCCGGCCATCCAGTACAGCCTGGCCGGGCAACTGGGGCAGCTGCTGCAGCTGGTGTTTGCGCCGGTTGGCTTCAACTGGCAGATCGCCATTGCCCTGATCCCTGGCCTCGCCGCCCGTGAAGTGGCGGTGGGCGCGCTGGGCACCGTGTATGCGCTGTCGGCCACCGGCGACGCGCTGGCCACCACATTGACGCCCATGATCTCGGCCACCTGGACCCTGCCGACCGCGCTCTCGCTGCTGGCCTGGTACGTCTTCGCGCCGCAATGCATTTCCACCCTGTCCATCGTGCGCCGCGAGACCAATTCCTGGAAGCCGGTGCTGGCGATGGCGGGCTACATGTTCGGGCTGGCCTATCTGGCGGCATTCGCCACCTTCCAGATCAGCCGCGCCCTGCTGGGAGGATGACCATGCTGCAGAACCTGATCGTCGGACTGATTGTGGCCTGGGCCGTGTGGGTGGCGGCAAGCCGCCTGCTGCCGCGGCCGCTGCGCGCCGCGCTGCGCAAGCATACCGCCCGGCTGGCTGGCGCCGTTGGCCTGGGACGGCTGGCGCAAAGGCTGGCCACGCCGGCCAGCAGCGCCGGCGCCTGCGGTGGCTGCGACGGTTGCGGCGACAAGTCCGCGGCCGCGCCGGCGAAGGATGGCGTGGTTGGCGGCATCGGCGTGGAGGCCTTGCGCAGGACGATACGGCGTTGAAGCACAGATTCTGGTCAGGGACAGGCCAGCGGGCAATGCCGGTCATCTGCAGGCTTATCCGTTACAAGCGGCCGCATCCCAACACGCTGCATCGCCAACTGACATGGGCGCTGCGAAAGCCTGCGGCAGCGATGGGCAGCAAGCCAGGTAGTTTCACAGGCAAGCGCACGCTGCAGGAATGTCATATCCGGAGGGTATCGCCTCCGCGCTTCAGGCAGCAGGTGTGTGAATGGCCTTGTAGTGAAGGATGAAACAAGGCGCCATCCCTTCCGGGGATGGCGACTGCAAGTTCAGTTTCCCCCCAGGTGGCTGTAACACCGCTCCCAACGCCTTGATCGTGGCACGGCCCTCCTCTCGTTTGCCGGGTGGGAGGAAGGCCAGCTGCTGTGTGACGGCATTCATGATCTCTGGGGATATTGCTCGCCGCTGACGATTTCCAATGACCGGGGAGCGTAAGGCAATGCGCTTTGAAAGTTTTTATTCTCCTTAAGTACTGCATTAATTGACTTGATTAAATCGGGTTCAATACCATTCCAGGAAGGATCGAGTTTCTTGATCGTGCCGCTGCCCTTTGATGTCGCCCCCAAAATATCTTGGTCAACAGCGCGATCTCGATTTCATTAAGAAAAGCTTGTTGAGCGTGCGGTTGACCTTCAGCGCCTCCGACAGGCAGCTTGCTCATCGAACTGGCTGTGCCACAACCAAAATCAAGCGCGACAACCGTGCGGTTAACCTTCAGCGCCTCAATCAGCAAAGCCATGTTGGCATCACTGATACCGCCGTGCTTAACGTGAAGGTCCGCGATCATGCAATCCGGGCTTATTAGCAGCACGGCAAGCGCCCGGAAGGTTTCATCGTGCCTTATATCAAACAGGCTCAATTTGCCATCGCTGACCGGATTGGCAAGCTGCCGTGCTCGTGGACTGTCTGTCGCCATGCTTACCAAAGGCGCAGCGCTCTGCTTGCCTTCAGCCAACGGCACGAGCCCGCTGGCGCCAGCACTCACGTTCCTGTCGAACGTTGCGCATGACCTGCTCGATGCCGGCGACGACGCATAGCCTGGCCTGGTGCTGGTTATTATCGTGGCGGATGTTGACGTGATAGTTGCGGGGGCTGTAATGACGGGCACAGCTGTCGCGGACTCCGGGCTCGGCGGACGGTTGCGCGATGACGCGTCGCCGGCGATGAGCAGCGCAGCAGTGTTGCCTTGGTCGTTAGCAGCAGTTGCCACCGCTTGCCGCTTGCCGCTTGCCGTTGGAAGGCCCCGGACGAGGTCCGCGCTGCTTCGCGCTCAGATCTCGACCTGCGTCCCCAGCTCGATCACCCGGTTGGTCGGCACCCGGAAGTAGTCCGCCGCATCCCGCGCATTGCGCGACATGGTGGCAAACAGCGCCTCGCGCCAGCGCGCCATGCCGCCGCCGACGGCGGAGATGACGGTTTGGCGGGCAATGAAGAAGGAGGTTTCCATCATCTCGAATTCCAGGCCGTGCCTGGCGCACAGAGCCAGCGCCAGCGGAATGTCGCGTTCGTCCTTGAAGCCGTAATACACATTGACCTGATAGCACTCATGGCCCAGCGGTTCGACCTTGACCCGGTCTTCCATCGGCACCATCGGAATGTCCTGGTTGAAGACGGTCAGGAACACGATGCGCTGATGCAGCACCTTGTTGTGCAGGAGATTGTGCAGCATCGCATGCGGTACGCCGTCGCCCTCAGCGCGGAAGAAGATGCCCGTGCCGTCGACCCGGTGCGGCGGCCCGTAGAACAGCGACTGCAGGAAGTCGTTCAACGGAATCGCATGCTTCTTCAGGTTGTTGAACACCAGTTCGCGGCCGTTCTTCCAGGTCAGCATGATGGTCACCATCAGCGCCGACAGGGCCAGCGGGAACCAGCCGCCGCTGACGATCTTCAGCGAGGTCGAGGACAAAAGCGTGATGTCGAGCGTCAGGAAGAAGCCGGTCGCCAGCGTGGCCAGCAGCAGGTTGTACTTCCATTTGAAGCGCACCACGAAGAAGGTCAGGATGGTGGTGGTGGTCATGGTGGCGGTGGCGGCAATGCCGTAGGCCGAAGCCAGGTTGCCGGAAGAGCCAAAGCCGACCACCGCCAGCAGCACGATGGTCAGCTGCACCCAGTTCACCAGCGGAATGTAGATCTGCCCCATCTCGCGGTCGGAGGTATAGATCACCCGCATGCGCGGCAGAAAGCCCAGCGAGATCGCCTGCTGCGTCACCGAAAAGGCGCCGGAGATGGTGGCCTGCGAGGCGATCACGGTGGCCATGGTCGACAGCACCACCAGCGGGTAGACGCTCCATGGGCCGAGCTGCTGGAAGAAGGGATTGGTCACCGCCGCAGGCGTCGACATCAGCAGCGCGCCCTGGCCGAGATAGTTCAGCGCCAGCGCCGGGAACACCACCGTGAACCAGGCCAGCCGCACCGGCTTCTTGCCGAAGTGGCCCATGTCGGCATACAGCGCCTCGGCGCCGGTGAGCGCCAGCACCACCGCGCCCAGCGCGATGAAGGCGAACCAGCCGTTATGCAGCATGAAGTTCAGCGCATGCAGCGGATTGAAGGCGGCCAGCACCGCCGGGTAATGCACGATGTTGATCACCCCCATGGTCGCCAGGGTGGCGAACCAGACCAGCACGATGGGGCCGAAGAACTTGCCGATGCCGGCCGTGCCCTTGCTCTGCAGCGAGTACAGCGCCACCAGCACCGTCACCGTCAGCGGCAGCACATAGGGCTTCAGTGCGGGCGTGGCCACTTCCAGGCCCTCGATGGCCGACAGCACCGAGATCGCCGGCGTGATCACGCCATCGCCATAGAACAGGCCGGCGCCCATCATGCCCAGCAGCATCACCGGATAATGCCAGCGCGAGCCGGTGCCGACCGAGGACATCGCCAGCGCGCTCAGGGCCATGATGCCGCCCTCGCCGCGGTTATTGGCGCGCAGCACCAGGGTTACGTACTTGAGGGAGATGATCAGCAGCAGTCCCCACAGGATCAGCGACACCACGCCGAGGATATTGGCATGGGTCAGCGCAATGCCGTGCTCCTCGGAAAATACTTCCTTCATCGTGTACAGCGGGCTGGTGCCGATGTCCCCGTAGACAATGCCGATGGCGGCAATGGTCAGCGTCAGGAGCCGGCTGCCATGGACGGCGCCGGCATGGCCATGCGCTTCCTGCCCGCTGCCTTCATCGGTATGGCTGTCGTTGGTGATGGGAGAGGCCAATGGACACCTGTAATTTCTGGAAAAACCCGCATATTAACTGAGAGCATGCCGGCCGGGCGTTTTCGCCGGCACCCATGATGTCGCCGCCCGAGTATGCCTGCATACCGTTGCTTGTGCCTTGACATGAACGAGCAGCACGGCGGATTGCCGGCACCGGGCCGGAAGGAGGCGCCCGGCCGCCATCGGGCGCATAATGCCGCCTTTCCTTTTTTCAAGAAGCGCTGTTCTTCCCCATGAACCCTGGCATGCTGTCCGCTGCCCTGGCCTTTCTGGCCTGGGGCCTGTTCCCGCTGTATTTCAAACTTTTCCAGGGCATTGCGGCGCAGGAAATCCTGGCGCACCGCATGGTGTGGTCGCTGCTGTTCCTGGCCATGGTGCTGCTGTGGCGGCGCCAGTGGAGCTGGCTGGCAGCGGCAGCGGGCAAACCGCGCCTGCTGGCCGGTTTCGCCGCCAGCGCCCTGCTGCTGGCGGCCAACTGGGGCATCTATATCTGGTCGGTCAATCATGACCGTGTGGTGGATGCCAGCCTGGGCTACTTCATCAATCCGCTGGTCAATGTGGTGCTGGGTTTCTTCGTGCTCGGGGAG
Coding sequences within:
- a CDS encoding GGDEF and EAL domain-containing protein, with the translated sequence MGKLPSPMKGDAHQGRSNAGEQAGAALLQAAQRLRESRQQLHDLTALAPCPYLLAGHDGMLLETNPALCAISGYAPDDLAGRNLAWLLPGGPRTPGEADAMLPGIFTLRHRDGHAIPVRLHASMSRDASGAPDRLSCFLSRPNTGLPENREQELALHDALTGLPDRTLLHQRLQHMLEQADGKPVALMFLDIDQFRKVNEALGHEAGDQLLRQVALRLRAMLPADGIVARLGGDEFVVAASCPAGASDAAATAGRLLAALAAPCTVAGEEVGISASIGVAMHPADATTRETLFRHADAALHRAKAAGRNSWCFFEAEVNARARARMLMEQALHRALERGEFELHYQPRLDLRSMAVTGMEALLRWNHPHLGRIAPQDFIPVAQQLDLMDDIGHWALREACLQGGRLQRQFGRALRVSVNLSARQLCHPALGERLGMALEAAGLAPQLLELELAETALTDDLDAAARRLAALKARGVRIAVDHFGAGGGALACIQHLPVDTVKLDPAQDSARPGFLKALVTLAHALDIRVTATGIETPALRERMRDAGCDDGQGYLLAGPLSLAEFQLFLARLPA
- a CDS encoding GGDEF domain-containing protein, producing the protein MLSPITLLLITAALCVVMLFVLGSLARSGMAGVSAWRAANVLAFVALLLYAGRDTLPGPLTIEGANGLFALSIAAIHVGFRQFFGQAVPYRLLAAGWLATVTGVAFFHYAIDAIEIRTVVVSMFHGLVCAAIGVTVLRSLSQARARYPFYFTAGVALLLALGHLGRGLMYALQPDMQTAFYQATTINLVFLSVGTVVLPLLTMGAVMMVHDRLLAEADDRANRDYLTGAWTRRALFQMAEHELRRAQRHRHPVSLLVLDVDRFKQINDSCGHAEGDRVLVDLVRRAGAMVRDIDCFARLGGEEFALLLPYSDTAAAMHVAQRLRQLLEQPEPGALTMTAYTVSIGVATLDRDEPFSALLGRADAALYKAKHAGRNVVRLAETASACG
- a CDS encoding FeoA family protein; this translates as MHPTLSPAASQPLSLLRKGARAVVAGMAGAAGDEERAVQLRLRELGFVPGETVRVVAVSFPGADPIAVRVGATTFALRRFEAAMVQVIPS
- a CDS encoding ferrous iron transporter B, yielding MNAIRPLRLALVGNPNCGKTALFNRLTGARQKVANYAGVTVERKEGQFFSATGRAYQVTDLPGAYSLKPMTPDEAITREVLLGARADEAAPDLVVLVVDATRLRLNLRLVLEVLRLKRPTVLAVNMMDVAKKRGMQIDIAALQRELGIPVIETVAVQPGGASALLAQLDRIAADHAGLPPPDAGASAAGPDSDATTVEDTQARVRRILDAAIANPGRENVPGERIDAVVLHPVAGYVILAAVLFLIFQAVFSWSQWPMELIKDGVDGLGALVRDAMPEGLLRSLLVDGILSGVGSVLVFLPQILILFLFILALEDSGYLPRAAFLLDRLMGSVGLSGRAFIPLLSSFACAVPGIMATRTIQNPRDRLATIMIAPLMTCSARLPVYALIIGAFIPERSMGIFNLQGLVLFGLYVLGIVSAMAVAWVFKRTLGNKGAHALMLELPDYHWPNLRNLAIGLWERARIFVSRVGTIILALMVLLWFLSSFPAPPAGATGPAIQYSLAGQLGQLLQLVFAPVGFNWQIAIALIPGLAAREVAVGALGTVYALSATGDALATTLTPMISATWTLPTALSLLAWYVFAPQCISTLSIVRRETNSWKPVLAMAGYMFGLAYLAAFATFQISRALLGG
- a CDS encoding DUF6587 family protein, which gives rise to MLQNLIVGLIVAWAVWVAASRLLPRPLRAALRKHTARLAGAVGLGRLAQRLATPASSAGACGGCDGCGDKSAAAPAKDGVVGGIGVEALRRTIRR
- a CDS encoding potassium transporter Kup: MTLTIAAIGIVYGDIGTSPLYTMKEVFSEEHGIALTHANILGVVSLILWGLLLIISLKYVTLVLRANNRGEGGIMALSALAMSSVGTGSRWHYPVMLLGMMGAGLFYGDGVITPAISVLSAIEGLEVATPALKPYVLPLTVTVLVALYSLQSKGTAGIGKFFGPIVLVWFATLATMGVINIVHYPAVLAAFNPLHALNFMLHNGWFAFIALGAVVLALTGAEALYADMGHFGKKPVRLAWFTVVFPALALNYLGQGALLMSTPAAVTNPFFQQLGPWSVYPLVVLSTMATVIASQATISGAFSVTQQAISLGFLPRMRVIYTSDREMGQIYIPLVNWVQLTIVLLAVVGFGSSGNLASAYGIAATATMTTTTILTFFVVRFKWKYNLLLATLATGFFLTLDITLLSSTSLKIVSGGWFPLALSALMVTIMLTWKNGRELVFNNLKKHAIPLNDFLQSLFYGPPHRVDGTGIFFRAEGDGVPHAMLHNLLHNKVLHQRIVFLTVFNQDIPMVPMEDRVKVEPLGHECYQVNVYYGFKDERDIPLALALCARHGLEFEMMETSFFIARQTVISAVGGGMARWREALFATMSRNARDAADYFRVPTNRVIELGTQVEI